The following proteins come from a genomic window of Flavobacterium crocinum:
- the ruvA gene encoding Holliday junction branch migration protein RuvA, with product MIAHLQGRLVEKNPTEVVIDCGGVGYQVNISLHTFSLLPNSENIKLYTHLQIKEDAHTLYGFAEKSEREIFRMLLSVSGIGAGIARTMLSSIEPKQIINAIASGDVGIIQSIKGIGNKTAQRVILDLKDKVVKLYDIDEVFAVQNNRNKDEALSALEVLGFVRKASEKVVEKIVKEDPEATVETIIKKALKSL from the coding sequence ATGATAGCACATTTGCAGGGAAGATTAGTAGAGAAAAATCCGACAGAGGTTGTAATTGATTGTGGAGGTGTTGGTTATCAGGTAAATATATCTTTGCATACCTTCTCTTTATTACCAAATTCTGAAAATATAAAATTGTATACGCATCTTCAAATCAAAGAAGATGCGCATACTTTATATGGTTTTGCTGAGAAATCGGAGCGTGAAATTTTCAGAATGTTACTTTCTGTTTCGGGAATCGGAGCTGGTATTGCCAGAACGATGCTTTCTTCAATAGAACCAAAACAAATTATAAATGCTATTGCATCCGGAGATGTTGGCATAATACAGTCCATTAAAGGGATTGGAAACAAAACAGCACAAAGAGTTATACTTGATTTAAAGGATAAAGTTGTTAAATTGTACGATATTGACGAAGTTTTTGCAGTTCAAAACAATAGAAACAAAGATGAAGCGTTATCTGCTCTAGAAGTTCTGGGTTTTGTTAGAAAAGCTTCTGAAAAAGTAGTAGAAAAGATTGTGAAGGAAGATCCTGAAGCTACTGTAGAAACAATTATCAAGAAAGCTTTAAAAAGCTTATAA